One part of the Sphingopyxis sp. TUF1 genome encodes these proteins:
- a CDS encoding molybdenum cofactor biosynthesis protein MoaE, with amino-acid sequence MIRVFVQTTPIEIGTEFDLHDAGGHGASASFIGRVRGDDDLTELFLEHHPVMTEAGLAGLAHAAVDRWKLGALTLIHRVGAMAPGETIVLVLASSRHRAEALAACEYLIDRLKTDVMLWKRETFADGRVAWVEERAGDRDRAARWDRGGE; translated from the coding sequence ATGATCCGCGTTTTCGTCCAGACGACGCCGATCGAGATCGGCACCGAGTTCGACCTGCACGATGCCGGCGGACATGGCGCGAGCGCGAGTTTCATCGGACGCGTGCGCGGCGACGACGACCTGACCGAATTGTTTCTGGAGCACCATCCGGTGATGACCGAGGCCGGGCTTGCGGGCCTGGCGCACGCGGCGGTCGACCGCTGGAAGCTGGGGGCGCTGACCCTGATCCACCGCGTCGGCGCGATGGCGCCGGGCGAGACAATCGTGCTCGTGCTCGCAAGCAGCCGTCACCGCGCAGAGGCGCTGGCGGCGTGCGAATATCTGATCGACCGGCTGAAAACCGACGTAATGCTGTGGAAACGCGAGACGTTTGCCGACGGGCGCGTCGCGTGGGTCGAGGAGCGCGCGGGGGATCGCGATCGCGCGGCGCGCTGGGACCGGGGCGGGGAATAA
- a CDS encoding dihydroorotase, protein MELRPLHIVNARLIDGDTPRAGSLLAVGGRIAAIDPTDIAEGAETVDARGQWLAPGIIDLGVFATDKPAFHFGGITRAALMPDTGPLDGAGLVERAAKGGKPDLWVHPIAAATKGLEGRELAEIGLMKAAGARAVATGRGRIADSGVMRRVLSYAASLGLVTIIHAEDEGLTAGAVATDGEMATRLGVASAPAVAEAMAIARDLALVEETGAPVHFRQVTTARGLDLIRAAKAKGLPVQCGITPAHLFLSDTAIGDFRTFARLSPPLRSEDDRRACLAAVADGTIDILSSGHDPRGPEDKRLPFAEALPGMAGAETLLAMGLNLVRDGHITPGRLFEMLAAAPACLLGVETGRLAVGMEADLILVDDGAPWQVDAKKMAAWAGNTPFDGMPMQGRATMMWKGGKRIR, encoded by the coding sequence ATGGAACTGAGGCCGCTCCATATCGTCAATGCGCGGCTGATCGACGGCGACACGCCGCGCGCGGGCAGCTTGCTCGCGGTGGGCGGCCGCATCGCCGCGATCGACCCGACCGACATCGCCGAAGGCGCCGAAACCGTCGATGCCAGGGGCCAGTGGCTCGCCCCAGGCATCATCGACCTCGGCGTCTTTGCGACCGACAAGCCCGCCTTTCACTTCGGCGGGATCACGCGCGCCGCGCTGATGCCCGATACCGGCCCGCTCGACGGCGCCGGCCTCGTCGAGCGGGCCGCCAAGGGCGGCAAGCCCGACCTTTGGGTCCACCCCATCGCCGCCGCGACTAAGGGCCTCGAAGGCCGCGAACTCGCCGAAATCGGCCTGATGAAGGCGGCGGGCGCGCGCGCCGTCGCCACCGGCCGCGGCCGCATCGCCGACAGCGGCGTAATGCGCCGCGTGCTTTCCTACGCGGCCTCGCTGGGCCTCGTCACGATCATCCATGCCGAGGATGAGGGGCTGACCGCCGGCGCGGTCGCGACCGACGGCGAAATGGCGACGCGGCTTGGCGTCGCCTCCGCACCCGCCGTCGCCGAAGCGATGGCGATCGCGCGCGATCTGGCGCTCGTCGAGGAAACCGGCGCCCCCGTCCATTTCCGCCAGGTCACGACCGCGCGCGGGCTCGATCTGATCCGCGCCGCCAAGGCAAAGGGGCTGCCCGTGCAATGCGGCATCACCCCCGCCCACCTGTTCCTCTCCGACACCGCGATCGGCGATTTCCGCACCTTTGCGCGCCTTTCGCCGCCGTTGCGCAGCGAGGACGATCGCCGCGCCTGCCTCGCCGCGGTCGCCGACGGCACGATCGACATATTGTCGTCGGGGCACGATCCGCGCGGGCCCGAGGACAAGCGCCTGCCCTTTGCCGAAGCACTGCCCGGCATGGCGGGCGCCGAAACGCTGCTCGCGATGGGGCTTAACCTTGTCCGCGACGGCCATATCACGCCGGGCCGCCTGTTCGAAATGCTCGCCGCCGCCCCCGCCTGCCTGCTCGGCGTCGAGACCGGGCGCCTTGCGGTGGGCATGGAAGCCGACCTCATCCTCGTCGATGACGGCGCGCCGTGGCAGGTCGATGCCAAGAAGATGGCGGCGTGGGCCGGCAATACCCCCTTCGACGGTATGCCCATGCAGGGCCGCGCGACGATGATGTGGAAGGGCGGAAAGCGGATTCGTTGA
- the uvrA gene encoding excinuclease ABC subunit UvrA encodes MSLTHIKVRGAREHNLKGVDVDLPRDALIVITGLSGSGKSSLAFDTIYAEGQRRYVESLSAYARQFLEMMQKPDVEHIDGLSPAISIEQKTTSRNPRSTVATVTEIYDYMRLLWARVGIPYSPATGEPISAQTVSQMVDRVMQLPEGTRAYLLAPVVRGRKGEYKKELAQWQKEGFTRVRIDGEFYEIEDAPALDKKYKHDVEVVVDRIVVRDGIETRLADSFETALKLADGLAYVDLADGVVPGREDEDSGGAMKGAGIPANRLIFSEKFACPVSGFTIAEIEPRLFSFNAPQGACPACDGLGERLEFDPELVVPNHALSLKKGAVVPWAKSNPPSPYYMQVLESLGKAYGFALDTPWQDLPGEVQLIILYGTDGKPVELTFKDGRRSYTTHKAFEGVIGNLNRRMLQTESAWMREELGKYQTAQPCETCHGARLRPEPLAVKIAGENISMSAQRSVADALAWFSTLDEKLNDQQRQIAKAILKEINERLGFLNNVGLDYLNLNRTSGTLSGGESQRIRLASQIGSGLSGVLYVLDEPSIGLHQRDNDRLLATLKRLRDLGNTVIVVEHDEDAIRHADYVVDMGPGAGVHGGEIVAQGTLKQVLASKKSLTAAYLTGAKKIEVPKHRRKGNGFDLVLKGARANNLQNVTAKIPLGTFTCVTGLSGSGKSSLIIDTLYASAARTLNGARMVAGPHDSLKGLEHCDKVIDIDQSPIGRTPRSNPATYTGAFTVIRDWFAGLPESQARGYKPGRFSFNVKGGRCETCTGDGLIKIEMHFLPDVYVTCETCHGKRYNRETLEVKFKGMSIADVLDMTVEDAAEFFKAVPAIRDKMAMLVRVGLGYIKVGQQATTLSGGEAQRVKLAKELSRRSTGQTLYILDEPTTGLHFEDVRKLLEVLQALVDQGNSVVVIEHNLDVIKTADYILDLGPEGGVKGGEIVAAGTPEQVVKEKRSFTGQYLKPLLEK; translated from the coding sequence ATGAGTCTCACCCACATTAAAGTGCGCGGTGCGCGCGAGCATAATCTGAAGGGCGTCGATGTCGATCTGCCGCGCGATGCACTGATCGTCATCACCGGGCTTTCGGGGTCGGGAAAATCGTCGCTCGCCTTCGACACCATCTATGCCGAGGGACAGCGTCGCTATGTCGAGTCGCTGTCGGCCTATGCGCGCCAGTTCCTCGAAATGATGCAAAAGCCCGACGTCGAGCATATCGACGGGCTGTCGCCGGCGATCAGCATCGAGCAGAAGACGACGAGCCGCAACCCGCGCTCGACCGTCGCCACCGTCACCGAAATCTACGACTATATGCGTCTGCTCTGGGCGCGCGTCGGCATTCCCTATTCGCCCGCGACGGGCGAGCCGATCAGCGCGCAGACGGTCAGCCAGATGGTCGACCGCGTGATGCAGCTTCCCGAGGGCACGCGTGCCTATCTCCTCGCCCCCGTCGTGCGCGGACGCAAGGGCGAGTATAAGAAGGAACTCGCACAGTGGCAGAAGGAAGGCTTCACCCGCGTCCGCATCGACGGTGAGTTTTACGAGATCGAGGATGCCCCGGCGCTCGACAAGAAGTACAAGCATGATGTCGAGGTTGTCGTCGATCGCATCGTCGTGCGCGACGGCATCGAAACGCGGCTGGCCGACAGTTTCGAAACCGCGCTGAAGCTGGCCGACGGGCTTGCCTATGTCGATCTTGCCGACGGCGTGGTGCCCGGCCGCGAGGACGAGGACAGCGGAGGGGCGATGAAGGGCGCCGGCATTCCGGCCAATCGGCTGATCTTTTCGGAAAAATTCGCCTGCCCGGTCAGCGGCTTCACGATCGCCGAGATCGAACCCCGGCTGTTCAGCTTCAACGCGCCGCAGGGCGCCTGCCCCGCGTGCGACGGCCTCGGCGAACGGCTCGAGTTCGACCCCGAACTCGTCGTGCCGAACCATGCGCTCAGCCTCAAAAAGGGCGCCGTGGTGCCGTGGGCGAAATCCAACCCGCCCTCGCCCTATTATATGCAGGTGCTCGAAAGCCTTGGCAAAGCCTATGGCTTCGCGCTCGACACGCCGTGGCAGGATCTGCCCGGCGAGGTGCAGTTGATCATCCTCTATGGCACCGACGGCAAACCGGTCGAACTGACCTTCAAGGACGGCAGGCGTAGCTATACCACGCACAAGGCGTTTGAGGGGGTGATCGGTAACCTTAACCGCCGGATGCTCCAGACCGAAAGCGCGTGGATGCGCGAGGAGCTCGGCAAATATCAGACCGCGCAGCCGTGCGAGACGTGCCACGGCGCGCGCCTGCGCCCCGAACCGCTCGCGGTTAAGATCGCGGGCGAGAATATCAGCATGTCGGCACAGCGGTCGGTCGCCGACGCGCTCGCATGGTTTTCAACGCTCGACGAGAAACTGAACGACCAGCAGCGCCAGATCGCCAAGGCGATCCTGAAGGAAATCAATGAGCGGCTGGGTTTCCTCAACAATGTCGGGCTCGATTATCTCAACCTCAACCGCACGTCGGGCACGCTTTCCGGCGGGGAAAGTCAGCGCATCCGTCTGGCGAGCCAGATCGGCAGCGGCCTGTCGGGCGTGCTCTATGTGCTCGACGAGCCGAGCATCGGCCTGCACCAGCGCGACAACGACCGGCTGCTCGCCACATTGAAGCGCCTGCGCGACCTCGGCAACACCGTCATTGTCGTCGAACATGACGAGGATGCGATCCGCCATGCCGACTATGTCGTCGATATGGGCCCCGGCGCGGGCGTTCATGGCGGCGAGATCGTCGCGCAAGGAACATTGAAACAGGTCCTCGCGAGCAAGAAGAGCCTGACCGCCGCCTATCTGACCGGCGCTAAAAAGATCGAGGTGCCGAAGCACCGCCGCAAGGGCAACGGGTTCGACCTCGTTCTCAAGGGCGCGCGCGCGAACAATTTGCAGAACGTCACCGCAAAGATCCCGCTCGGCACCTTCACCTGCGTCACCGGCCTGTCGGGGTCGGGCAAGTCGAGCCTCATCATCGACACGCTTTATGCCAGCGCCGCGCGCACGCTGAACGGCGCGCGTATGGTCGCGGGGCCGCACGACAGCCTCAAGGGCCTCGAACATTGCGACAAGGTGATCGACATCGACCAGTCACCGATCGGCCGCACCCCGCGGTCGAATCCGGCGACATACACGGGCGCCTTCACCGTGATCCGCGACTGGTTCGCCGGGCTGCCCGAAAGCCAGGCACGCGGCTACAAGCCCGGCCGCTTCAGCTTCAACGTCAAGGGCGGGCGGTGCGAAACCTGCACCGGCGACGGGCTGATCAAGATCGAGATGCACTTCCTGCCCGACGTTTATGTGACGTGCGAGACGTGCCACGGCAAACGCTACAACCGCGAAACGCTGGAGGTGAAGTTCAAGGGGATGAGCATTGCCGATGTGCTCGACATGACCGTCGAGGACGCGGCCGAATTTTTCAAGGCGGTGCCTGCGATCCGCGACAAGATGGCGATGCTCGTGCGCGTCGGCCTCGGCTATATCAAGGTCGGGCAGCAGGCGACGACCTTGTCGGGGGGCGAGGCGCAGCGGGTCAAGCTTGCCAAGGAATTGTCGCGGCGCTCGACCGGGCAAACGCTCTATATTCTCGACGAGCCGACGACGGGGCTGCATTTCGAGGATGTGCGCAAACTGCTCGAAGTGCTTCAGGCGCTCGTCGACCAGGGCAACAGCGTGGTCGTGATCGAGCATAACCTCGATGTCATCAAGACCGCCGACTATATCCTCGATCTCGGCCCCGAGGGCGGCGTCAAGGGCGGCGAAATCGTTGCCGCGGGGACGCCCGAACAGGTGGTGAAGGAAAAGCGGAGTTTCACCGGGCAATATCTCAAGCCGTTGCTGGAGAAATAG
- a CDS encoding nuclear transport factor 2 family protein, whose translation MPLDSVRLLPAFLAALLAAAPATAASAPASPEQALEAYVEGLRTGRVEILEELFLPDWQFCALRANKNPAIDCQRFAEVIGRWAAQPDPATTGRVLDRHDAAPSMTAVTYELHFAGDRYVDQLLLYRTPAGWRVVAKTTTVGREKGA comes from the coding sequence ATGCCTCTCGATTCCGTGCGCCTGCTTCCTGCCTTTCTTGCTGCGCTGCTTGCCGCCGCGCCCGCAACCGCAGCATCCGCCCCCGCCTCGCCCGAGCAGGCACTCGAAGCCTATGTCGAGGGACTCCGCACCGGGCGCGTCGAGATTTTGGAGGAGTTATTCCTTCCCGACTGGCAATTTTGCGCGCTCCGTGCCAACAAGAATCCGGCGATCGATTGCCAGCGCTTTGCCGAGGTGATCGGCAGATGGGCCGCGCAGCCCGACCCCGCCACCACCGGCCGCGTGCTCGATCGCCACGACGCGGCGCCGTCGATGACCGCGGTCACCTATGAACTGCATTTCGCCGGCGACCGCTATGTCGATCAGCTGCTGCTCTATCGCACCCCGGCCGGATGGCGCGTCGTCGCAAAGACCACGACCGTCGGCCGGGAAAAAGGCGCTTGA
- a CDS encoding lysoplasmalogenase family protein — protein sequence MDEGQLWDRARWLWLAALVGGISYFAAVILRLDGPIIWAWKASGVGLLAVWAAVNARGAGGRMIAAALAFGALGDWMLDAIGMMQGAAAFAAGHIIAIALYLGNRRAAMTGSQKLLVFAVVPLALLAAWGLTKQAAPEQMAAAMGYTAIVALMAVTAWASRFPRYRTGVGAMLFLASDLFIFAGEGGALSRNVTMWFVWPLYFGGQALIGWGVVGTLAKDRRG from the coding sequence ATGGACGAGGGGCAGCTTTGGGACCGGGCGCGCTGGTTGTGGCTGGCGGCGCTTGTTGGTGGGATCAGCTATTTCGCGGCGGTGATCCTGCGCCTCGACGGGCCGATAATCTGGGCGTGGAAGGCGTCGGGCGTCGGGCTGCTTGCCGTATGGGCGGCGGTTAACGCGCGGGGAGCTGGCGGGCGGATGATCGCTGCGGCGCTGGCTTTCGGCGCGCTCGGCGACTGGATGCTCGATGCAATCGGGATGATGCAGGGGGCGGCAGCGTTCGCGGCCGGGCATATCATTGCAATTGCCCTCTATCTCGGCAATCGGCGCGCGGCGATGACGGGCTCGCAAAAATTGCTCGTTTTTGCAGTTGTACCGCTCGCGTTATTGGCGGCGTGGGGCCTCACGAAACAGGCCGCACCCGAGCAGATGGCGGCGGCGATGGGGTACACCGCGATCGTCGCGCTGATGGCGGTGACCGCCTGGGCGAGCCGCTTCCCGCGCTATCGCACGGGCGTCGGCGCGATGCTGTTCCTCGCGAGCGACCTGTTCATTTTCGCAGGGGAGGGCGGGGCGCTATCCCGGAACGTGACGATGTGGTTCGTCTGGCCGCTTTATTTCGGCGGACAGGCGCTGATTGGGTGGGGTGTCGTCGGCACGCTGGCGAAAGACCGGCGCGGCTGA
- a CDS encoding aspartate carbamoyltransferase catalytic subunit: MTSPTIRPASDYPPGGDAFRHRHLTGIAQLTPWEISYILDAAEEWVELNRSGAAKHDDRLAGLTIINAFFENSTRTLLSFEIAGKRLGADVVNMHAAQSSVKKGETLIDTAMTLNAMRADAMVIRHASSGAVQLIADKVDCPVLNAGDGRHEHPTQALLDALTIRRRLGRVEGLTIAICGDVLHSRVARSNILALTLLGNEVRVVAPATLTPPAMERMHVATFADMDAGLKDADVVMMLRLQNERMDGAYLPSAREYHALYGLTPQRLEKAKPDAIVMHPGPMNRGVEIDSSIADDALRSTITEQVEMGVAVRMACLDILTRRQRGVPGWN, encoded by the coding sequence ATGACAAGCCCTACCATCCGACCCGCCAGCGACTATCCGCCCGGCGGCGATGCCTTTCGCCATCGCCACCTCACCGGCATCGCCCAGCTCACCCCGTGGGAGATTTCCTACATATTGGATGCTGCTGAAGAATGGGTCGAACTCAATCGCAGTGGCGCGGCGAAGCATGACGACCGGCTCGCAGGGCTGACGATCATCAACGCCTTTTTCGAAAACTCCACGCGCACCCTGCTGTCGTTCGAAATCGCCGGAAAACGCCTCGGCGCCGATGTCGTCAACATGCACGCCGCGCAGTCGAGCGTGAAGAAGGGCGAGACGCTGATCGACACTGCGATGACCCTGAACGCGATGCGCGCCGATGCCATGGTCATCCGCCACGCAAGCTCGGGCGCGGTGCAGCTGATCGCCGACAAGGTCGACTGCCCCGTCCTCAACGCGGGCGACGGCCGCCACGAGCATCCGACGCAGGCGCTGCTCGACGCCCTCACCATCCGCCGCCGCCTCGGCCGCGTCGAGGGGCTGACCATTGCGATCTGCGGCGACGTCCTCCACAGCCGCGTCGCGCGCTCGAACATCCTTGCGCTGACCTTGCTCGGCAACGAGGTGCGCGTCGTCGCCCCCGCGACGCTGACCCCGCCCGCGATGGAGCGGATGCACGTTGCGACCTTCGCCGACATGGACGCGGGGCTGAAAGACGCCGACGTCGTGATGATGCTGCGCCTGCAGAACGAGCGCATGGATGGCGCCTATCTGCCCTCGGCGCGCGAGTATCACGCGCTCTACGGCCTCACGCCCCAGCGGCTTGAAAAGGCGAAGCCCGACGCCATCGTCATGCACCCCGGCCCGATGAACCGCGGTGTCGAAATCGACAGCAGCATTGCCGACGATGCCCTACGCTCGACGATCACCGAACAGGTCGAAATGGGCGTTGCGGTGCGCATGGCATGTCTCGACATTTTGACGCGCCGCCAGCGGGGAGTGCCGGGATGGAACTGA
- a CDS encoding MoaD/ThiS family protein, with the protein MRLDLSYFAWVRERMGVAAETVELPPAIADVAGLLGWLAARDERGAAAFAEPHRIRAAIDGVMMGPDAPLARARDVALFPPVTGG; encoded by the coding sequence ATGAGGCTCGACCTGTCCTATTTCGCCTGGGTCCGCGAGCGAATGGGCGTCGCCGCCGAGACGGTCGAACTGCCGCCCGCGATCGCCGACGTTGCAGGGCTGCTCGGCTGGCTCGCGGCGCGCGACGAACGGGGCGCCGCGGCCTTTGCCGAACCGCACCGCATTCGCGCCGCGATCGACGGGGTGATGATGGGCCCCGATGCACCGCTGGCGCGCGCGCGCGACGTCGCGCTGTTTCCGCCCGTGACGGGCGGATGA
- a CDS encoding peroxiredoxin: protein MTLLKTLVMPLGLALGVGVSLTVHPTPGIAALQQGAKAPDFTLSAAQGGKPFSLSLKAALKKGPVVLYFFPAAFTPGCTLEAHLFAEASDDFSRLGARVVGVTAGNIERVAEFSRSECRDKFAVAADPGAKVAAKYDAAIQRPDGTMRSNRTSFVIAPDGTILLSYTDAKPQAHVEKTMAAVRAWKARRR from the coding sequence ATGACGTTGCTGAAAACGCTCGTAATGCCGTTGGGGCTTGCCCTCGGGGTTGGCGTTTCGCTGACGGTGCATCCTACGCCGGGCATCGCCGCGCTCCAGCAAGGCGCAAAGGCCCCCGATTTCACATTGAGCGCTGCGCAAGGCGGCAAGCCGTTCAGCCTGTCGTTGAAAGCGGCGCTGAAGAAGGGGCCGGTCGTGCTCTATTTCTTTCCTGCCGCCTTTACGCCGGGCTGCACGCTGGAGGCGCATTTGTTTGCTGAAGCGAGCGATGATTTCAGTCGGCTCGGCGCGCGTGTGGTCGGCGTGACCGCGGGGAATATCGAGCGGGTGGCCGAATTTTCACGCTCCGAATGCCGTGACAAGTTCGCGGTCGCCGCCGATCCGGGAGCAAAGGTCGCGGCAAAATATGACGCGGCGATACAGCGCCCCGACGGGACGATGCGGTCCAATCGCACATCATTCGTGATCGCGCCGGACGGCACCATCCTGCTCAGCTACACCGACGCCAAACCGCAGGCGCATGTCGAAAAGACGATGGCGGCGGTGCGCGCGTGGAAGGCGCGGCGGCGCTGA
- a CDS encoding hydrogen peroxide-inducible genes activator has translation MQNYLPSLKQMQYLVALHEHGHFGRAADACNVTQSTLSAGIRELETLLGQTLVERTRRVVRFTALGDKIVEKAHRVLREAEELADMAAAAAAPLVGELRMSVIPTIAPFLLPDLLPRLRKERPSLKLFLREEPSAQACESLHHGAVDCVLLALPYACGDVESENLFDDALFVAFPGDQSENLPAMVSADQIDPSQMLMLEDGHCLKDHALAACNRPELRAGARMMGTSLHTLVQMVDNGLGITMLPQMAIEAGILDHTDIDTRPLDSDHDWRTIALVWRKGSPRADEFRMLADIFRKHQAR, from the coding sequence ATGCAAAACTACCTGCCCTCGCTCAAACAGATGCAATATCTCGTCGCGCTCCACGAGCACGGCCATTTCGGCCGCGCCGCAGATGCCTGCAACGTCACCCAATCGACGCTGTCGGCGGGCATCCGCGAGCTTGAGACGCTGCTGGGGCAAACGCTCGTCGAGCGCACGCGCCGCGTCGTGCGCTTCACCGCGCTTGGCGACAAGATCGTCGAAAAGGCGCACCGCGTACTGCGCGAGGCCGAAGAACTCGCCGACATGGCTGCTGCGGCCGCCGCACCGCTCGTCGGTGAATTGCGCATGAGCGTGATTCCGACGATCGCGCCGTTCCTCCTCCCCGACCTCCTCCCGCGACTGCGCAAGGAGCGCCCGTCGCTGAAGCTGTTCCTGCGCGAGGAGCCGAGCGCGCAGGCGTGCGAATCGCTCCATCACGGCGCCGTCGACTGCGTGTTGCTCGCACTCCCTTATGCGTGCGGCGACGTCGAGAGCGAGAATCTGTTCGACGACGCGCTGTTCGTCGCCTTCCCCGGCGATCAGTCCGAAAACCTGCCTGCGATGGTCAGCGCCGACCAGATCGATCCCTCGCAAATGCTGATGCTCGAGGATGGCCATTGCCTGAAGGACCACGCGCTCGCCGCGTGCAACCGCCCCGAATTGCGCGCCGGCGCGCGGATGATGGGCACGTCGCTGCATACGCTGGTGCAGATGGTCGATAACGGCCTGGGCATCACCATGCTCCCCCAGATGGCGATCGAGGCGGGCATCCTCGACCACACCGACATCGACACGCGCCCGCTCGATTCGGACCATGACTGGCGCACGATCGCGCTGGTATGGCGCAAGGGCAGCCCGCGCGCCGACGAATTCCGGATGCTCGCCGACATTTTTCGCAAGCATCAGGCGCGGTAG
- the ruvX gene encoding Holliday junction resolvase RuvX, with product MITTVAADFAAALPNGGRLAGLDVGTKTIGVALCDAGWSFASPDKTIIRKKFAADLDALKGLVAAQSVVGLVVGLPLNMDGSDSPRTQSTRAFARNLAPLGLPVLLWDERWSTAAVERAMIAADVSRAKRAERIDSAAAAFILQGAIDAMTR from the coding sequence ATGATCACCACTGTCGCCGCCGATTTCGCTGCCGCACTGCCGAACGGCGGCCGTCTCGCGGGACTCGATGTCGGCACCAAGACGATCGGCGTTGCGCTGTGCGATGCGGGCTGGTCGTTTGCGTCGCCCGACAAGACGATCATCCGCAAAAAATTCGCCGCCGATCTCGATGCACTGAAAGGCCTCGTCGCTGCGCAGTCCGTCGTCGGGCTGGTCGTCGGCCTGCCGCTCAACATGGACGGCAGCGATAGCCCGCGCACCCAAAGCACGCGCGCCTTTGCGCGAAACCTCGCGCCGCTCGGCCTGCCCGTGCTGCTGTGGGACGAACGCTGGTCGACCGCCGCGGTCGAACGCGCGATGATCGCCGCCGACGTCAGCCGCGCCAAACGCGCCGAGCGCATCGACAGCGCCGCCGCGGCATTCATATTGCAGGGCGCGATCGACGCGATGACAAGATGA
- the trmFO gene encoding methylenetetrahydrofolate--tRNA-(uracil(54)-C(5))-methyltransferase (FADH(2)-oxidizing) TrmFO yields the protein MAEYDVHIIGGGLAGSEAAWQLAEAGYRVRLSEMRGGGDMTPAHQGDTLAEMVCSNSFRSDDGDSNAVGLLHREMRTLGSIIMREADATKVPAGSALAVDRDLFSGGVTRALENHPNVNIVRERIDTLPGEGLSIVATGPLTAASLAESIGAATGKDALAFFDAIAPIVYRDSIDMDIAWMASRWDKVGPIGDGKDYINCPMDKDQYHAFVQGLIDGEKTDFKDWEKDTPYFEGCMPIEVMAERGVETLRFGPMKGVGLDNPRTGRWPYAVVQLRQDNALGTLWNMVGFQTKLKHGAQIELFRTIPGLEKAEFARLGGLHRNSFIRSPELLDGQLRLKSAPHIRFAGQITGCEGYVESAAIGLVAARFAAAELGGRTLPPPPPETALGALLGHITGGADATSYQPMNVNFGLFPPLAEDVRKKDRKLGYTQRAGKALAEWMKVAKDVAA from the coding sequence ATGGCGGAATACGACGTGCACATCATCGGCGGCGGGCTCGCGGGGTCCGAAGCGGCGTGGCAGCTCGCCGAGGCGGGCTATCGCGTGCGCCTCTCCGAAATGCGCGGGGGCGGCGACATGACGCCAGCGCATCAGGGCGATACGCTCGCCGAAATGGTCTGCTCGAACAGCTTCCGCAGCGACGATGGCGACAGCAATGCCGTCGGCCTGCTCCACCGCGAAATGCGCACACTGGGCTCGATCATCATGCGCGAGGCCGATGCGACCAAGGTCCCCGCGGGCTCGGCGCTCGCGGTCGATCGCGACCTTTTTTCGGGCGGCGTCACGCGCGCGCTCGAAAATCATCCCAATGTTAACATCGTTCGCGAACGCATCGACACGCTGCCGGGCGAGGGGCTGTCCATCGTCGCGACCGGCCCGCTGACCGCCGCGAGCCTTGCGGAAAGCATCGGCGCGGCGACGGGCAAGGACGCGCTCGCCTTTTTCGACGCCATCGCCCCGATCGTCTACCGCGACAGCATCGACATGGACATCGCGTGGATGGCGAGCCGCTGGGACAAGGTCGGGCCGATCGGCGACGGCAAGGATTATATCAATTGCCCGATGGACAAGGATCAATATCACGCCTTCGTTCAGGGGCTGATCGACGGCGAAAAGACCGACTTCAAGGATTGGGAAAAGGACACGCCCTATTTCGAAGGCTGTATGCCGATCGAGGTGATGGCCGAACGCGGCGTCGAAACCCTGCGCTTCGGCCCGATGAAGGGCGTCGGGCTCGACAATCCGCGCACCGGACGCTGGCCCTATGCGGTCGTCCAGCTGCGGCAGGACAATGCGCTGGGGACGCTGTGGAATATGGTCGGTTTCCAGACCAAGCTCAAACATGGCGCGCAGATCGAGCTGTTCCGCACCATCCCGGGGCTCGAAAAGGCCGAATTCGCAAGACTTGGCGGCCTCCACCGCAACAGCTTCATCCGCTCGCCCGAGCTGCTCGACGGCCAGCTTCGCCTGAAATCGGCGCCGCATATCCGGTTCGCGGGGCAGATCACCGGCTGCGAGGGCTATGTCGAAAGCGCCGCGATCGGACTCGTCGCCGCGCGCTTCGCCGCCGCGGAGCTTGGCGGCCGAACCCTGCCGCCGCCGCCGCCCGAAACCGCGCTCGGCGCGCTGCTCGGCCACATCACGGGCGGCGCCGATGCAACATCCTATCAGCCGATGAACGTCAACTTCGGCCTTTTCCCGCCGCTTGCCGAGGATGTACGCAAAAAGGATCGCAAGCTGGGTTACACGCAGCGCGCTGGCAAAGCGCTGGCTGAGTGGATGAAGGTAGCTAAAGACGTGGCGGCCTAA